A single Verrucomicrobiia bacterium DNA region contains:
- a CDS encoding inorganic phosphate transporter, whose amino-acid sequence MTLIVTVIFVALLFNYINGFHDTANSIATVVATKVLSPRQAVMLAAVTNLVGAFHGTAVATTMASGLVDSKIATMSVLCGALIAAIIWNLITWWAGLPSSSSHALVGGLCGACLAAAGNDWSVIIWSIPNAEHWWLGKGILWKVVVPMVISPVLGFVFGFGCMGLLYLLLRNWRPTTVNRTFGKLQLLSAAYMGYSHGTNDAQKTMGIIALALVAATTGGAFHHLPEWLSFLKTPDVPAGESLPIATWIKIVCALTMCAGTAVGGWRIIKTLGHKMVKLHPVHGFAAEATGASVLLAAAHFGMPVSTTHAITTSIMGVGCAKGFNHLRLKVVERIVWAWLLTIPASGLVAYALVLAAKSLGAM is encoded by the coding sequence ATGACTCTCATTGTGACCGTCATCTTCGTGGCGCTCTTGTTTAATTACATCAACGGCTTCCACGACACGGCCAATTCCATCGCCACCGTGGTGGCCACCAAGGTTCTCTCGCCGCGCCAGGCCGTGATGCTGGCCGCCGTGACCAACCTGGTCGGGGCTTTTCATGGGACGGCCGTGGCCACCACGATGGCCTCCGGTTTGGTGGACTCAAAGATCGCCACCATGTCGGTGCTGTGTGGCGCGCTCATCGCGGCCATCATCTGGAACCTCATCACCTGGTGGGCGGGATTACCCTCCAGTTCCTCCCACGCCTTGGTGGGCGGCCTTTGCGGCGCGTGCCTGGCCGCCGCCGGCAACGATTGGTCCGTCATCATCTGGTCCATTCCCAACGCCGAACATTGGTGGTTGGGCAAGGGCATCTTGTGGAAAGTTGTCGTCCCCATGGTGATCTCTCCGGTTTTGGGTTTCGTCTTTGGCTTCGGCTGCATGGGCCTGCTGTACTTGCTCCTGCGCAACTGGCGGCCGACCACGGTGAATCGCACCTTTGGAAAATTGCAATTGCTCAGCGCCGCCTACATGGGTTACAGCCACGGTACGAATGACGCCCAAAAGACCATGGGCATCATTGCCCTGGCCCTCGTTGCCGCCACCACCGGCGGCGCTTTTCACCATCTCCCGGAGTGGTTGAGCTTTCTGAAAACGCCGGATGTCCCCGCCGGTGAATCTCTGCCCATCGCCACCTGGATCAAAATCGTCTGCGCCCTGACCATGTGCGCCGGCACAGCCGTCGGCGGTTGGCGCATCATCAAAACCCTGGGGCACAAAATGGTCAAACTGCATCCGGTCCACGGCTTCGCCGCTGAAGCCACCGGCGCCTCGGTATTGCTGGCCGCCGCCCACTTCGGCATGCCCGTTTCCACCACGCACGCCATCACGACCTCAATCATGGGCGTCGGTTGCGCCAAGGGATTCAATCACCTTCGCCTTAAGGTGGTGGAACGGATTGTTTGGGCGTGGCTACTGACCATTCCCGCCAGCGGCTTG